Proteins encoded in a region of the Mycolicibacterium chitae genome:
- a CDS encoding stage II sporulation protein M, which translates to MDVDAFVVAHRPTWDRLEDLIKRRNKLSGAEVDELVDLYQRVSTHLSMVRSSSSDSALIGRLSTLVARARSAVTGAHAPLWSEFRKFWTVSFPVVAYRCWRWWLGSAIGFTIVAVAIGIWVASNPEVQATIGTPSDIEQLVNHDFESYYSENPAGSFALRVWINNSWVAAQCIAFAVLLGLPIPYILFQNAANVGVAGGLMFDAGKGGLFLGLLTPHGLLELTAVFLAAAAGMRLGWSVIVAGDRPRAQVLAEQGRAVVAVAIGLVAVLLLSGLIEALVTPSPFPTWVRIAIGVLAEVAFLAYVVYFGRRAVAAGESGDVADAPDFVPTR; encoded by the coding sequence GTGGACGTCGACGCATTCGTGGTGGCTCACCGCCCCACCTGGGATCGGCTCGAGGACCTGATCAAGCGTCGCAACAAGCTCTCCGGCGCCGAGGTCGACGAGTTGGTCGACCTGTACCAGCGGGTCTCGACGCACCTGTCGATGGTGCGGTCGTCGTCCTCGGATTCGGCGCTGATCGGGCGGCTCTCGACGCTGGTGGCACGCGCCCGCTCGGCGGTGACCGGCGCGCACGCCCCGCTGTGGAGCGAGTTCCGCAAGTTCTGGACGGTGTCGTTCCCGGTGGTGGCCTACCGCTGCTGGCGCTGGTGGCTGGGCTCGGCGATCGGGTTCACGATCGTCGCGGTCGCCATCGGGATTTGGGTGGCCAGCAACCCCGAGGTGCAGGCCACCATCGGAACCCCCAGCGACATCGAGCAATTGGTCAACCACGACTTCGAGTCCTATTACAGCGAGAACCCGGCGGGGTCGTTCGCGCTGCGGGTGTGGATCAACAACTCGTGGGTCGCCGCGCAGTGCATCGCCTTCGCGGTGCTGCTCGGCCTGCCGATCCCGTACATCCTGTTCCAGAACGCCGCCAACGTCGGCGTGGCCGGCGGGCTGATGTTCGACGCCGGCAAGGGCGGCCTGTTCCTCGGCCTGCTGACCCCGCACGGCCTGCTCGAGCTGACGGCGGTGTTCCTGGCCGCGGCCGCCGGCATGCGGCTGGGCTGGTCGGTGATCGTGGCCGGCGACCGCCCGCGCGCCCAGGTGCTCGCCGAACAGGGCCGCGCCGTCGTGGCGGTGGCCATCGGCCTGGTCGCGGTGCTGCTGCTGTCCGGGCTGATCGAGGCGCTGGTGACGCCGTCGCCGTTCCCGACGTGGGTGCGCATCGCCATCGGGGTGCTCGCCGAGGTCGCGTTCCTGGCCTACGTGGTGTACTTCGGCCGACGGGCGGTGGCGGCGGGGGAGTCCGGCGACGTCGCGGA